Proteins encoded within one genomic window of Glycine soja cultivar W05 chromosome 1, ASM419377v2, whole genome shotgun sequence:
- the LOC114415235 gene encoding class I heat shock protein-like, protein MSLIPSLLSNRNIMDPFSTNIWAPSDSDSEVSAFVNARVDWKETPESHVFKADLPGLKKEEVKVEVEEGRVLNISGERSVEKEDKNEKWHRVERGRGKFQRKFWLPEDAKVDEVKASMENGVLTVIVPKVPDKKPEVKTIEISG, encoded by the coding sequence ATGTCTCTGATTCCATCATTGCTAAGCAACAGAAACATCATGGACCCCTTCTCCACCAACATCTGGGCACCCTCTGACTCCGACAGCGAGGTTTCCGCCTTCGTGAACGCACGTGTGGACTGGAAGGAAACCCCGGAGTCGCATGTGTTCAAGGCGGACTTGCCGGGGCTGAagaaggaggaggtgaaggtggAGGTGGAGGAAGGGCGCGTGTTGAACATCAGCGGAGAGAGGAGCGTCGAGAAAGAGGACAAGAATGAGAAGTGGCACCGCGTCGAAAGGGGTCGTGGAAAGTTCCAGAGGAAGTTCTGGTTGCCTGAGGATGCCAAAGTTGATGAAGTGAAGGCCTCTATGGAGAATGGAGTGCTCACTGTTATTGTTCCTAAGGTGCCGGACAAGAAGCCTGAGGTAAAGACCATTGAGATCAGTGGTTGA